The following is a genomic window from Oryzias latipes chromosome 12, ASM223467v1.
cttaatttttttgaactgcaaggttagtttaaaatattgatATAAAAAGTGTTGCAGTTAACTCTGAATGAGCAAAATGAATCCAGAGTTGTGGTTGTTTTCCTGTTGTTTTCCTTGGTTGACCTGAGTTTCTACCCATCTTTTTTCCACAGGGGACATGGGAGTTGGAAAGTCATGTTTGCTTCACCAGTTcacagaaaagaaatgtaagTGCTGCcctgaatttctttatttattttcttctccaTCTTTTCAGCTTTGTAAGTGCGTCTCTTCATGCCACGTTGCCAGGTTCCACTGGAGTGTCTAAATGGCTCTAGATTTCTTAATGCGCAGACGGAAGTCGGTAGCATAGAAGATGAGTGTGAGCTCAACAGTGAGAGTCTCTTCTCTTGTGTATGAGCCAGCTGCAGGCTTCCACTGCCATTCAGCTTGATTATGTTTAGTGCCACTATTAACAAGCCAGATGCTCTGTGTCTCTTTCAGTTGTCCATGATGACATCCTGTGCTTATCCAGACATGTAGCCTTGAATGATTTAGAAAAGACTGTCATTTTCAGTTCATGAaacatcatatttttttctctgttttgaagTCACTCACATTAGTGCTTTTAAAAGCTAAAGGTACAGATGAATAGTTATTGCTAGTTACTTTGATGCAGCTGGTGCCAAGGTACAGGAGTGAtgtggtatatatatatatatatatatatatatatatatatatatatatatatatatatatatatatatatatatatatatatatatgtgtttcCTAAAAGTGCAAAAATGCTATTAATACTTACCTGTCATAATAAGTAATGTATTTTGTTATTAGCTAGTTatagtaaatgaaaaaaagcctagatttttttaataccCCAAGTTACTGTCAACAGATTATTTGCATACAGTGCCAATActttgttaaagcaaaaaaatcagTTGTAACTCAGTTTAATGCCTTTGCTTCCTCAGTCATGGCAGATTGCCCTCATACAATTGGTGTGGAGTTTGGTACGAGGATAATTGAGGTGAGCGGACAGAAGATCAAGCTGCAGATTTGGGACACAGCTGGACAGGAGCGTTTCCGGGCTGTCACCCGCTCTTACTACcgtggagctgcaggagcactTATGGTGTATGACATTACCAGGTAAAGGGGGCTTCTTTCACCTGGTAAATATATCTAACTGCTGTACAATCTGGATTGGAAATGTCATGGAAAGAAACCCATTCCACTTCCTGCTCTCGTTGTTGGATGGTATCACCGGCAACTCGAAAGAAAACCAGCTTAGCGTGTGCCATGTCTGTCCAAGCTGCATTCCTTTGTGCAGTACATGGTGCCTAACTGGAAAATTGACTTGATTTGTTTACACCACATCAAATCTAAAACTTATGCCACTAAAATAGAGAGAAATGTGGAGTTTTAACTGTTTTGCTTACTTTTAACGTGAGTTTTACTGCGTATTGATTTACAAAAAGGGTGTGGTGACGATGTGAGGTCGTGCCACTGTCAAATCAGATACCGGCATATAATTCAAACTTTTCcttcccatttaaaaaaaaaaactatatttaaagAATGTATAACAAGCCGTCCTAAATTCGTGTCTTGGTAACTTTATTTACTCTGTCACACAGGAGAAGCACTTATAACCACCTTAGCAGCTGGCTGACTGATGCAAGGAATCTGACTAACCCCAATACTGTAAGTGAACTTACTTGGAATAGAACTTGCTCCTTTAGTCGACACATGTGAAACACTTGGAgctctttcagtttttcatACAATTAAGGATTCTAATCTGAATATACAGTAGAATCTTATGTAAGAATTCCTGGAACACAGTAGATAAAATGTTCCTAAATAACTCGTGGATGTTTACGGCGCGCCTTTGTAGTGAAGACGCTTCACTAATCTTTGTATCAGCTGTGTTGACGTTGCTGTAATCCATTTCTCAGTATATCTTTGTCTCTTAATTAAAAACTCAGCTGTGTATTATAGCCGTCTCATCTTTAGCTCTGTTTTCTGGAGGCTCAGAAAATCTGCAACTTCGAATCTGACAGTGTGCTGATGTCTGCATTGTCAGGTGATCATTCTCATAGGAAACAAGGCAGACTTGGAGGCCCAGAGGGATGTTACGTATGAAGAAGCTAAGCAGTTTGCAGAGGAAAACGGTGAGTGAGGTGCAAATGAGGAGGAGAGGTAAATTATATTAAGATCCTTCTTAATATGCACTGTAACTTGACAGTGATGTTTGGTTTctaggagagagaaaaaagagggtGAATGAGGGTTTAGTGTGTGAGCTTAACGTTTTAGTAATCTTATTTGTTTGCTGTTGCACAGGTTTGTTGTTTCTGGAAGCCAGTGCAAAAACGTAAGTCTGTGCCACCTTAATTCTTCATCTGCTGCCCAATGTGAAAAATTCCCACCTTCACGTGTGTTGTCTGCTTTCAGAGGTGAAAATGTCGAGGACGCCTTCCTGGAAGCGGCTAAGAAAATCTACCAGAACATCCAAGATGGCAGTCTGGATCTAAACGCCGCAGAGTCAGGGGTTCAGCATAAGCCATCAGCCCCCCAGGGAGGTCGGCTAACCAGCGAACCCCAGCCTCAGAGAGAAGGCTGCGGCTGCTAATGACCAAGCAAAAGCCCCCCTGTGCCCTTTCTTCCTGTCTGTCTACTCTGCCTTCCCCTCCTTAACAcctccctcccctccctccatccattccAACACCGCCGTACGTTCATCCTTCATTGCACCAGGAGCTGCATGAGAGCGAGCTGCAGACTGAAGAAACGGGGGACAAATGTCAACTTTCCAGCTCAGGCTGAGCTGAATGGACCTCatctccctctcctcctcctcctcttcctctctgcctGTCTGTCCCCCTTCGTCACTGTCCTCCTcctcaaaactgtatttttgtccCATAATTCACTTCTCTTTTTCCCTCCAGTCTACCTGCACCGTTCAGCCTCGCGCCCCCTTCCCCAGTCAGTAGTATTGTAGATGCCGTCGCTCATTACTGGTCACTGACACTTTAGGTAGATCTAATGTTAATATGATAACAACAAAGCAGgactgttttttatgtttggtttTATAACTATATATGAAATGTAAACACTGCATTAATGATCAGTTGTGTATAAGTGGGATCTAAATTATGTTCCCTAATCTTCTTGCATGTTTAAATATTCCATCGTTTTATCAAAACATGCAGATGAATATTAAAGAGTTTTGAGGCAGAAGCAGCCAGACTGGTGAGGACTCAAGTGTTAGTTTGGTCATGTGCAAACCTGGCTTTTTATTGGTTGGTTTGGCCACTATATAAAGAAGAAATCACATGAGTCAAAAGAGAGAAGAACGGGATTAGTTTAGGAAACACCAAACCACAAATGTTAGCGAGTACCAGTACCTTGTTATTCTCTCCTCAATTCCCGACCATGCCGAGGAAATGGTTTCCCCTATGCCGGTCTGCTCTGCAAAGTTGGATGAACGTTTCTTTACTAATATACAAAGTTTTTCCCGTTGTTGATAAAAGGATCGATTTACTATGTATCCCCCAAACCTCCCTGGTCAAATCTGCAGATTCTATCTTTCCCAGCTTCTGTCATTGTTTGTTGCCTTATTATAATTACTttagtctttgtttttgctgctcATGTTTTTCACTTTGCTGTTGGGTTCACTCTTCATCATCCCccccaatatatatatatttttttttttagaaaagaaaaaattctcaAAATTGATGCCAGAACTCGATAATACATATTTGTAAATATTATCTCACTTTGAAATCAACTGAAAGTCAAACTAAAAGGCCCTGCATTCATTTTTCTTGACCAAAATGCACTGAAGAGCTGATTTCTCGTCACTCTGGGTAGAGTTTACTCTGCCTCATGATGCAGCACTAAGAATTATCTTTAACATGAAACAATCAACtggtttcctttaaaaacaaacaaaagttatGTACCATAGAAATTTCCTGATTGGACAGCTGTACATATTGCTTCTTAACTGCCGGTGATGACATCGCTACTGTATTTTGGATTTATTTGGTGGCTCAGCCAAGATCTGTACAGTTGGTGTGCTAGTGGGTTGCCTGTAATTCATGCTTGGGGAAATTCTGTAACATAGTTTCtattaataaatgtatttaaaggacAGACACTTACACCACCGCCCTGCCTGCACACTACTGATGCTGGGGATTTATTATGAAGGAGAGGAAGACGAATGACTAGATGTgcagtgtatatatatatatatatatgtcagcAAATGTCAATTCCTCTCATGTCTATTCGGAGTAGATGATGGGCAGGTTTGTTTTATTCGATTCCCCAACGTCAAGGTGGCCCCTGTATTTGGGGTAAACCTACATTGCTGTCTTGATTTTTTGGGGGAGAATTAGGTTTGCTATTGTGGAAAATGGAAGGGTGGGTGGGCGGGCTGGGGGTTTTTACTTCCTGTGTCCAACCTCTTTAAAGTTTTGAGTGACCACATCCTGCTTTTGTCTGTCCacaaaaatgaatggaaaaaaaaaaacgtacataTGTATAAATTTTTAAGGAGCTGTGCTAACATTTAAATGCGTTCTTGCGTGTATATGATTTTAAATTGttgacattttgatttaaaaatattctagccagaaaaataaattataaccAAAAGTCTGTGTCTGTgatgatatatatatttacagatGGGATGAAATCACCAGATTTTGCAGTATAATTCaagtaaaactgtattttattgcCACAAAAATTGCACCGAGGTTAgagacatacaaacaaaaaaataaaacacaaataaaggcCAAGTTGTCTATGAATTGGTGATTGAGGCTTTGACAAATCAGAGTAGTGGTATGTTTGGTGGGATAGGGGCAACTAAAGTACCATGCTGAAGTCAGGTAGCGATGAGTTTTGTC
Proteins encoded in this region:
- the LOC101162540 gene encoding ras-related protein Rab-14, translated to MATAPYNYSYIFKYIIIGDMGVGKSCLLHQFTEKKFMADCPHTIGVEFGTRIIEVSGQKIKLQIWDTAGQERFRAVTRSYYRGAAGALMVYDITRRSTYNHLSSWLTDARNLTNPNTVIILIGNKADLEAQRDVTYEEAKQFAEENGLLFLEASAKTGENVEDAFLEAAKKIYQNIQDGSLDLNAAESGVQHKPSAPQGGRLTSEPQPQREGCGC